The following proteins are encoded in a genomic region of Helicobacter macacae MIT 99-5501:
- a CDS encoding nitronate monooxygenase — protein sequence MKSQLKPLQIGKHTITFPIFQGGMGVGISWDNLAGNVSKEGALGIISAVGTGYYHQMKFVEKLVLNKPFETLNFYSKVALNEIFKNARKICGNKPLGANILHAINDYGRVVRDACEAGANIIVTGAGLPTNMPEFTKNFPEVALVPIVSSVKAIKIICKRWEERYKKIPDAFIVEGPLSGGHQGFKYEDCFKPECQLEAILPPIVEETKKWGNIPIIAAGGIWDRKDIDKFLALGASGVQMATRFLGTFECDAKAYQEIMPFVKKEDIELVKSPVGYPARAIKIGVIERLKEGNAPKVKCVSNCVAPCHRGVEAKKVGYCIADSLGKAHLGNTKEGLYFTGANGYKIDKIISVKELIEELTKG from the coding sequence ATGAAATCCCAACTAAAGCCTTTACAAATCGGCAAACACACCATAACATTCCCTATATTTCAGGGTGGAATGGGTGTTGGCATTAGCTGGGACAATCTAGCGGGCAATGTCTCAAAAGAGGGCGCACTTGGAATTATTTCCGCCGTTGGCACGGGGTATTATCATCAAATGAAGTTTGTCGAAAAACTCGTGCTAAATAAGCCATTTGAAACGCTAAATTTTTACTCAAAAGTTGCGCTAAATGAAATATTTAAAAACGCTCGCAAAATCTGTGGAAATAAACCACTAGGCGCAAATATCCTGCACGCAATCAACGACTATGGTAGAGTGGTGCGAGATGCGTGCGAAGCGGGAGCAAATATCATCGTTACAGGTGCGGGATTGCCGACAAATATGCCCGAATTTACCAAAAACTTCCCCGAAGTCGCCCTTGTGCCTATCGTATCCTCTGTCAAAGCGATAAAAATCATCTGCAAGAGGTGGGAAGAGCGATACAAAAAAATACCCGATGCCTTTATCGTAGAGGGACCGCTAAGCGGAGGGCATCAAGGATTTAAATACGAGGATTGCTTCAAACCTGAATGTCAGCTAGAGGCGATTCTCCCCCCCATAGTTGAGGAGACAAAAAAATGGGGAAATATCCCTATCATCGCAGCGGGCGGGATTTGGGATAGAAAAGATATTGACAAGTTTTTGGCACTTGGTGCAAGTGGCGTGCAAATGGCAACACGATTTTTGGGCACATTTGAGTGCGATGCCAAAGCCTACCAAGAGATAATGCCCTTTGTCAAAAAAGAGGACATAGAGCTTGTCAAATCCCCTGTGGGCTACCCCGCAAGGGCGATAAAAATCGGCGTAATAGAGCGACTAAAAGAGGGCAATGCCCCAAAAGTCAAGTGCGTAAGCAACTGCGTAGCCCCCTGCCACAGAGGCGTAGAAGCAAAAAAGGTGGGGTATTGCATAGCGGATTCTCTAGGTAAAGCCCATCTAGGCAACACAAAAGAGGGGCTTTACTTCACAGGTGCAAACGGCTACAAAATCGACAAAATCATCTCAGTCAAAGAACTAATAGAAGAACTCACAAAAGGCTAG
- the tyrS gene encoding tyrosine--tRNA ligase, with amino-acid sequence MAEIKRGISEFIGEEYIAFLIEKYFQSKKNAQSSKQAKEARFVVKAGFDPTAPDLHLGHTVLLNKLATFQKYGGNVKFLIGDFTATIGDPSGKTQTRKQLSKEEVLQNAKTYENQVFKILDPAYTQVCFNSEWINALGIGGLVNLTANFSVARMLERDDFTKRYKQNLPISIIEFIYPLLQGYDSVALSADIELGGNDQKFNLLVGRALQRAYGLPKEQSVLTLPLLEGLDGVQKMSKSLGNYIGVTENPNTMYAKIMSISDELSWKYYELLSLKSNQQIEEIKQQVTKGTLHPKVAKEMLALEITSRFHSLDLANEAKQAFDSVFSQKEIPSDITESTFKIDDFANSSESGIWVCEILSKSGLCPSSSQARREIKAGALKINKEKIQDENLKLGKGEHIIQVGKRRFLKAIIQ; translated from the coding sequence ATGGCAGAAATAAAGCGCGGGATTAGCGAATTTATCGGGGAAGAATATATCGCCTTTCTTATAGAAAAATATTTCCAAAGCAAAAAAAACGCGCAATCTAGCAAGCAAGCAAAAGAAGCGAGGTTTGTAGTAAAGGCTGGCTTTGACCCCACTGCACCAGATTTGCACTTAGGACACACAGTGCTACTAAACAAACTCGCCACTTTCCAAAAATACGGCGGAAATGTGAAATTTCTAATCGGGGACTTTACCGCGACTATCGGCGACCCAAGTGGCAAAACACAGACAAGAAAGCAACTAAGCAAAGAAGAAGTCTTGCAAAATGCCAAAACTTATGAGAATCAAGTTTTTAAGATTTTAGACCCCGCATACACTCAAGTATGCTTTAACTCCGAGTGGATAAACGCGCTAGGCATAGGCGGGCTTGTAAACCTCACGGCAAATTTTTCAGTAGCTAGAATGCTAGAGCGAGATGATTTCACTAAGCGATATAAGCAAAATTTGCCAATTAGCATTATTGAGTTTATTTATCCATTGCTTCAGGGGTATGATTCTGTGGCTTTGAGCGCAGACATAGAGCTAGGGGGGAATGACCAGAAGTTTAATTTACTTGTAGGACGGGCTTTGCAGCGAGCTTATGGGCTACCAAAAGAACAATCCGTGCTTACTCTCCCACTGCTTGAGGGACTAGATGGCGTGCAAAAAATGAGCAAATCTCTAGGCAATTATATTGGAGTTACAGAAAATCCTAACACAATGTATGCTAAAATTATGAGTATCTCTGATGAGTTATCTTGGAAGTATTATGAATTGCTAAGCCTAAAGAGCAATCAACAAATAGAGGAGATAAAGCAGCAAGTAACAAAAGGCACGCTTCACCCAAAGGTAGCAAAAGAAATGCTTGCTTTAGAGATTACAAGCAGATTTCATAGCCTAGATTTGGCAAATGAAGCAAAGCAGGCGTTTGATAGTGTATTTAGCCAAAAAGAAATCCCTAGCGACATTACAGAATCTACTTTCAAAATAGATGATTTTGCTAATTCTAGCGAAAGTGGGATTTGGGTGTGTGAGATTCTCTCAAAAAGCGGGCTATGTCCCTCTAGTAGCCAAGCAAGGCGCGAGATAAAAGCTGGAGCTCTAAAAATCAACAAAGAAAAAATCCAAGATGAAAACCTAAAACTAGGCAAAGGCGAGCATATTATCCAAGTAGGCAAACGCCGATTCTTAAAAGCAATAATCCAATAA